The Puntigrus tetrazona isolate hp1 chromosome 16, ASM1883169v1, whole genome shotgun sequence genome includes a region encoding these proteins:
- the LOC122360714 gene encoding uncharacterized protein LOC122360714, whose translation MYDGRWTGEHGTNISVHDLRVSMSRSRVNGGTIVGDSVNLTCTLNCSDHLSEVRWFKNGDLIQHSEPVLTFTRITAKDSGNYSCSLRNFRNAVSEEFTIYIEADVAGSPSVLIIVASLVSLVFITAAAMLIRRRKAKTQRKPTEEREEAQDCLYSIPQKAACRNQPEAKDVQQKDEVEYASVSIKPKEQLQMPANTEQGDDSTIYSAVING comes from the exons ATGTACGATGGACGTTGGACAGGTGAACAtggaacaaatatttcagtacacg attTAAGAGTGTCCATGAGCAGGTCAAGAGTAAATGGAGGCACAATAGTGGGAGACTCAGTGAATCTGACCTGCACACTCAACTGTTCTGATCATTTATCTGAGGTTCGGTGGTTTAAGAACGGTGATCTGATTCAACATTCAGAGCCCGTCCTCACCTTCACCAGAATAACTGCTAAAGACTCCGGCAATTACTCTTGTTCTTTGAGAAACTTTCGAAATGCTGTATCTGAAGAATTTACCATTTACATCGAAG CAGATGTCGCCGGGTCCCCATCAGTTCTGATTATTGTGGCGTCTTTAGTCTCACTTGTTTTCATCACAGCAGCTGCGATGCTGATAAGAAG AAGGAAAGCGAAAACTCAAAGAAAACCAAcggaagaaagagaagaagccCAGGATTGTCTTTACAGCATCCCTCAAAAAGCT GCTTGTAGAAATCAACCAGAAGCCAAGGATGTACAGCAGAAAGATGAGGTGGAGTACGCATCTGTCAGCATTAAACCCAAAGAACAGCTTCAAAT GCCTGCAAACACAGAGCAGGGGGATGATTCAACCATCTACAGCGCAGTGATTAACGGTTAA